From Clostridia bacterium, a single genomic window includes:
- a CDS encoding cupin domain-containing protein gives MYNAPNMYQYPNNANTPMYNAYNMYQCPYFANTPMCNPDLWSQLPNQYLPYMNQAKASTPIILKDYGPNPFVVDIEEATKQNDNFRLVLWTGNHLQLTLMSINVGEDIGLEIHPNLDQFVRIEEGQGLVKMGDTKDRLDFQAYVSDDYAFIIPAGKWHNLINTGNKPLKLYSIYAPPQHPFGTVHKTKADAKAAEEGHDH, from the coding sequence ATGTATAATGCCCCGAATATGTATCAATACCCAAATAATGCTAACACTCCAATGTATAACGCATATAATATGTACCAGTGTCCTTACTTTGCCAATACCCCAATGTGTAACCCGGATTTATGGAGCCAGTTACCTAATCAATATCTTCCTTATATGAATCAAGCCAAGGCAAGTACCCCAATTATATTAAAGGATTATGGGCCTAATCCGTTTGTAGTTGATATCGAGGAAGCCACCAAGCAAAACGACAACTTCCGTCTTGTCTTATGGACAGGAAACCATTTGCAGCTTACCTTGATGAGTATTAATGTTGGTGAAGACATAGGTTTGGAAATCCATCCCAATCTCGATCAATTTGTACGTATTGAAGAAGGTCAAGGACTTGTAAAAATGGGTGATACGAAAGACAGGTTGGATTTTCAGGCATATGTCAGCGATGACTATGCGTTCATTATACCTGCTGGTAAATGGCACAACTTAATCAATACAGGCAATAAGCCCCTGAAATTATATTCTATTTATGCACCACCTCAGCATCCCTTTGGTACAGTTCATAAAACTAAAGCAGATGCGAAAGCTGCTGAAGAAGGGCATGACCACTAA
- a CDS encoding AMP-binding protein, translated as MFFTLSEYLESLKKTNEKGLYFIEDAEKTIYIPYSKLYEKSLKVLHYLQLSGVKPKQEMVIRIDDNQSFVYIFWACILGGIIPVPVSGGNIEDVNSRTFNIWKVLKDPCLISTRQASEHISYYIKEKNTRDNDICPDFPVLVLEEALSANEPGKIEKALPDDIALIQFSSGSTGEPKGVINSHEVILTNLRASTSALDITEKDSFLYWSPLTHNMGLIFFNIHGVINGINQYVMPTQLFIQNPLLWMKKASEYRITMTGCPNFGFSHLLSYYSEDALKECDLSSIRIIINGAEPISYELCKRFMSILAVHKIKDTVIVPSYGIAEACAAVSFSPYGSEIIQYTLDRNTTTTGNKISDDIPEDKSNCVSFVDVGYPLSSCKMRICDDNDKELDEGYIGHIQLSGRQLSLGYYNDEERTRSVFTPDGWLRTGDLGFIKNNRLIITGRHKDIILLNGKNYYPHDIEAVATELDTISTGDIAVVGVYDSSRHTDEIIVFMAAGEDIADTNLTASMIIRHINKRTSLGVQKIVPISSIPKTVSGKLKRSSLASRYQNGEFKDTVIDIQNLEEKSPTASDSDEPANIFEKKILNLFKKVLRIGKLSVNDNFFELGGNSVATHMLIMEIEKEFDFKLFLSEMYAYPTVCDLSKYIEQNANIKSGNKDKIILEDIIPLHEDTRNCYEDLIASLASWLGRDHQMLYLKDWDFEFDETKGDLLGKCLSPKSDLSTRIDLLHKYHGIKLTEQNCKDAKEALKLIRNEICEGRPVAINLDIFWCPWFQVAYQQYHGQHFCTINGIDSNDNLFCIDSSPMNYGDFLPKEHFLNGFNKYMLTMSVDEDTSHLTGSWQDILRERISYMYEKVNGFNTFEQMINFSKALENCNDIEQEIREFMDTDVFFSHIFVQLQQLYRNRIHFGESLAYLGKKNKIGILEKYASDINRIGFIWNSIYGFIIKACLSSDKAFKKEVSYAAAKKILEIAVLEEEFAQNLLQATYEYDKDYVFENIVINGEELTKDIRENHLLDLKDYLNNRAFSDLGNTRDASFVEDHGRHTYLVADEKIISSAVLKFNDISYKLPEYKSEAFDNILCLGQKIVLDNPGRYKKIFIVGCCDFTSHPTTMLLEYESGLTERSALDFTDYSLNNGFFNESIVWSGSVMETGPDRIDTIPILGKLFAQCYSIPDNDNLQEITLPYCPNMHVFAITLCK; from the coding sequence ATGTTTTTTACCCTATCTGAGTATCTTGAAAGTCTTAAGAAAACCAATGAAAAAGGGTTGTATTTTATTGAGGATGCTGAAAAAACTATATATATTCCCTACAGCAAATTGTATGAAAAATCCCTCAAAGTTCTACATTACTTACAGCTAAGCGGAGTAAAACCAAAACAGGAGATGGTTATACGTATAGACGACAATCAAAGTTTTGTCTATATATTTTGGGCATGTATACTGGGTGGTATTATTCCGGTGCCTGTATCCGGTGGAAATATAGAGGATGTGAATTCAAGAACATTTAATATTTGGAAAGTGCTTAAAGATCCGTGTCTAATTTCAACCAGGCAAGCCTCTGAACACATTAGCTATTACATAAAAGAGAAAAATACTCGTGATAACGATATCTGCCCTGACTTTCCGGTTTTAGTACTGGAAGAAGCTTTATCAGCAAATGAGCCTGGAAAAATCGAAAAGGCTCTTCCAGATGATATAGCCCTTATTCAATTCTCGTCCGGCTCTACAGGAGAACCTAAGGGTGTAATTAACTCCCATGAAGTAATACTCACAAATTTGAGAGCATCTACATCAGCATTGGATATAACGGAAAAAGATTCTTTCCTGTACTGGTCTCCCCTTACTCATAACATGGGCTTGATATTTTTTAATATACATGGTGTAATAAACGGAATAAACCAGTACGTAATGCCAACCCAGTTATTCATTCAAAATCCGCTCTTGTGGATGAAAAAAGCTTCTGAATACCGGATAACTATGACAGGATGCCCTAATTTCGGCTTCAGCCATCTATTATCATATTATAGCGAGGATGCATTAAAGGAATGTGACCTGTCCAGTATAAGAATTATAATAAACGGTGCGGAACCAATCTCCTATGAATTATGTAAGAGATTCATGAGCATACTGGCAGTACACAAGATAAAAGACACTGTTATCGTTCCCTCCTACGGTATAGCGGAAGCTTGTGCAGCTGTTTCCTTTTCTCCATACGGCTCTGAAATCATACAATACACTCTGGACAGAAACACGACAACTACAGGAAATAAAATAAGCGATGACATACCGGAAGACAAAAGCAATTGCGTATCCTTTGTTGATGTAGGATATCCGTTGAGTTCCTGTAAAATGCGTATCTGCGATGACAATGACAAGGAGCTTGATGAAGGTTACATCGGACATATACAATTATCAGGAAGGCAGCTTTCTTTAGGGTATTACAATGACGAAGAACGGACACGGAGCGTTTTTACACCGGACGGCTGGCTGAGAACAGGAGATCTGGGTTTTATCAAAAACAACCGCCTTATTATAACCGGCAGACACAAAGATATTATTTTACTGAACGGCAAAAACTACTACCCTCATGATATCGAAGCAGTGGCAACTGAACTGGACACTATCAGCACCGGCGATATCGCAGTAGTGGGAGTATATGACAGCAGCAGGCATACTGATGAAATCATAGTATTTATGGCTGCAGGAGAAGATATTGCCGATACAAATCTGACTGCAAGCATGATTATCAGACATATAAACAAAAGAACTTCACTAGGTGTGCAAAAAATAGTCCCTATCAGCAGCATTCCAAAAACAGTAAGCGGAAAACTGAAACGTTCCAGTCTAGCGTCAAGATATCAAAACGGAGAATTCAAAGATACTGTTATAGATATTCAAAATCTTGAGGAAAAGTCTCCAACCGCATCAGACAGTGATGAGCCAGCTAATATATTTGAGAAAAAAATACTAAACTTATTCAAGAAGGTTCTTAGAATAGGCAAATTAAGCGTAAATGATAACTTTTTTGAATTAGGTGGAAATTCCGTTGCTACTCATATGCTGATTATGGAAATAGAAAAGGAATTTGATTTCAAATTATTCCTGAGTGAAATGTATGCCTACCCGACAGTTTGTGATCTCAGTAAGTATATCGAACAAAATGCAAATATTAAAAGCGGAAATAAAGATAAAATAATTCTTGAGGACATAATACCCTTACATGAAGATACAAGGAATTGCTATGAAGATTTGATCGCCTCCCTTGCTTCATGGCTTGGAAGGGATCACCAGATGCTTTACCTTAAGGATTGGGACTTTGAATTTGATGAAACTAAAGGGGATCTGTTGGGTAAGTGCCTCAGCCCAAAATCTGATTTAAGCACAAGAATAGATTTGTTACATAAATATCATGGAATAAAGCTGACCGAGCAAAATTGCAAAGACGCAAAAGAAGCTCTGAAATTAATCAGAAATGAAATTTGTGAAGGCAGACCAGTTGCCATAAATCTTGATATTTTCTGGTGTCCATGGTTTCAGGTAGCTTATCAGCAGTATCACGGTCAACATTTCTGCACAATAAACGGTATTGACAGTAATGACAATTTGTTTTGCATTGACTCATCTCCTATGAATTATGGGGATTTCTTGCCAAAGGAACATTTTTTGAATGGTTTTAATAAGTACATGCTGACCATGTCAGTGGATGAGGACACATCACACCTGACAGGTAGTTGGCAGGATATATTAAGAGAGAGAATCTCATACATGTATGAAAAAGTAAATGGATTCAACACTTTTGAACAAATGATAAATTTCTCAAAAGCCCTGGAAAACTGTAATGATATAGAACAGGAAATAAGGGAGTTCATGGACACTGATGTATTCTTCTCCCACATCTTCGTCCAGTTGCAGCAGCTATACCGCAACAGGATTCACTTCGGTGAAAGCTTAGCCTATCTTGGTAAGAAAAACAAAATAGGAATACTGGAAAAATACGCATCCGATATTAATAGAATCGGTTTTATATGGAACTCAATATATGGCTTTATTATAAAAGCATGTTTGTCTTCAGATAAAGCTTTCAAGAAAGAAGTCTCCTATGCAGCTGCAAAGAAAATCCTCGAGATTGCGGTACTTGAAGAAGAATTTGCACAAAATCTGCTCCAAGCTACATATGAATACGATAAAGATTATGTTTTTGAAAACATAGTAATTAATGGTGAGGAGTTGACTAAGGACATAAGGGAAAACCATTTGCTTGACTTGAAGGATTATTTGAACAACAGAGCATTTTCTGATTTGGGAAATACTCGTGATGCCAGCTTTGTAGAAGACCATGGAAGACATACCTATCTGGTTGCGGATGAAAAAATAATAAGCAGCGCGGTTCTAAAGTTTAATGATATTAGTTACAAGTTGCCTGAATACAAATCAGAAGCTTTTGACAACATACTCTGCCTCGGACAAAAGATCGTGTTAGACAACCCCGGCAGATATAAAAAGATCTTTATAGTAGGATGTTGTGATTTTACTTCTCATCCTACTACTATGCTATTAGAATATGAAAGCGGGCTTACTGAGAGATCGGCACTGGATTTTACAGATTATTCACTTAACAATGGCTTCTTTAATGAATCCATTGTATGGAGCGGAAGCGTAATGGAAACCGGCCCGGATCGTATAGACACCATACCCATACTAGGCAAACTGTTTGCTCAATGCTACTCTATTCCTGACAATGATAATTTACAGGAAATTACTTTGCCCTATTGCCCAAATATGCATGTATTCGCAATAACCCTGTGTAAGTGA
- a CDS encoding DUF1295 domain-containing protein encodes MIIVAILSIAFVLRLLTLIFSIKNERRLKNEGAIEYGKKNSTVMAVLHTVIYLGTITYSALNKQQFDTVSFVGLLIWLFSFIMLILVIYQLREVWTVKLLIAKKHKINKSFFFKYIRHPNYFLNIIPELISITLISKFYMLFIVVFPVYLITLVLRITEEERVMKQNFAEF; translated from the coding sequence ATGATTATTGTTGCAATACTATCAATCGCGTTTGTCTTAAGACTTTTGACGCTTATTTTTTCTATAAAAAATGAAAGAAGGCTTAAAAATGAGGGGGCAATAGAATATGGAAAAAAAAACAGTACAGTTATGGCTGTATTGCATACGGTAATTTATTTGGGGACAATTACATATTCTGCCCTGAATAAACAGCAGTTTGATACCGTATCTTTTGTCGGTTTGCTTATATGGCTGTTCTCATTCATAATGCTGATACTCGTAATCTATCAACTCAGAGAGGTATGGACTGTAAAACTTCTTATCGCAAAAAAACATAAAATTAACAAAAGCTTCTTCTTTAAGTATATAAGGCATCCGAATTACTTTTTGAATATTATCCCTGAGTTGATTTCCATAACCCTCATCAGTAAATTTTACATGCTATTTATTGTCGTATTTCCTGTATATCTAATTACCTTGGTTTTAAGGATAACCGAAGAAGAACGGGTGATGAAGCAAAATTTTGCAGAATTTTAG